A single genomic interval of Dyella sp. GSA-30 harbors:
- a CDS encoding SDR family oxidoreductase produces MKIVIVTGSSRGIGASTALECAKRGMGVVVTYNENPAKAEDVVKAITEIGGAAVALKLDVGNFSSFPDFREAVSTQLSAVWGRKTFNFLVNNAGYGLYAPISTVTEEQFDGLFSVHLKGPFFLTQTLLPLMEDGGHIVNVTSATSRVATAGVAPYASFKGGLEVLTRYMAKEFGARQIRANSIAPGAIRTELGGGLSNEFEAMLAAQTALGRVGESEEIGGVISSLLSEENRWINAQNIEVAGGYII; encoded by the coding sequence ATGAAGATCGTCATCGTGACCGGAAGTAGCCGAGGCATTGGAGCCAGCACCGCTCTCGAATGTGCCAAGCGCGGCATGGGTGTAGTTGTCACCTACAACGAGAATCCAGCGAAGGCCGAAGATGTCGTGAAGGCCATCACCGAGATTGGTGGAGCGGCTGTCGCTCTGAAGCTCGACGTCGGCAACTTCAGCTCATTTCCTGATTTTCGCGAGGCGGTTTCCACACAGCTTAGCGCCGTCTGGGGAAGAAAGACCTTTAATTTCCTGGTCAACAACGCTGGCTACGGGCTCTACGCTCCGATATCAACGGTCACCGAAGAGCAGTTCGACGGCCTGTTCAGCGTCCACCTCAAGGGTCCGTTCTTTCTGACGCAGACGCTCCTCCCGCTGATGGAAGACGGTGGACATATCGTCAACGTCACCAGCGCGACCAGCCGCGTCGCTACGGCGGGTGTTGCTCCCTACGCCTCCTTCAAGGGCGGCCTCGAAGTTCTGACACGCTACATGGCCAAGGAATTCGGTGCGCGCCAGATCAGGGCGAACTCCATCGCTCCGGGTGCCATCCGCACAGAACTGGGTGGCGGACTGAGCAATGAATTCGAAGCCATGCTTGCAGCTCAGACAGCGCTCGGGCGAGTCGGCGAATCCGAAGAGATCGGTGGCGTCATCTCGAGCCTGCTCTCCGAGGAAAACCGCTGGATCAACGCCCAGAACATTGAAGTGGCGGGTGGCTACATCATCTGA
- a CDS encoding AraC family transcriptional regulator: protein MEQQLQDLRALASKAENRRTETGIPRVAMVQGEIPEHQLAAVYDPMINLILTGSKKMTVGNRTLHYDPATYFVMSVDLPAVGSVHPSTTGEPYLAVSLSLDPTIVAGLIRDLPEQISNALFGSGFSVAPVTAELLDAWIRMLRLMERPDEIAVLSPVYEREILFRVLQGPLGWMLRDIASPDTALSRISVAIDWIRRNFAQQIKVEALAEMAALSVSAFHRHFKAVTALSPLQYQKRVRLLHARSQLISGQGSATSIAFGVGYESPNQFSREYARLFGLPPSKDIAKATQELRVV, encoded by the coding sequence ATGGAACAGCAACTGCAAGATCTGAGGGCGCTTGCCTCTAAGGCCGAGAATAGGCGTACTGAGACGGGTATTCCCCGGGTCGCCATGGTTCAGGGCGAGATCCCGGAGCACCAGCTCGCCGCCGTTTACGATCCGATGATCAACCTAATCCTGACGGGATCTAAAAAGATGACGGTCGGGAACAGGACCCTCCACTATGACCCTGCCACCTACTTCGTCATGTCCGTGGATCTTCCAGCCGTCGGGTCGGTCCATCCATCCACGACGGGCGAGCCGTATCTGGCAGTCAGCCTGAGTCTTGACCCCACGATTGTCGCGGGACTTATCCGCGACTTACCGGAGCAGATATCCAACGCTCTGTTCGGGTCGGGGTTCTCGGTCGCACCGGTTACCGCGGAGCTTCTCGACGCGTGGATTCGAATGCTCAGGCTAATGGAACGACCGGACGAGATTGCGGTTCTATCTCCCGTCTATGAGCGCGAGATCTTGTTCCGGGTGCTTCAGGGGCCGCTAGGTTGGATGCTGCGAGACATCGCATCACCGGATACAGCTCTCTCTCGCATCAGCGTTGCAATCGACTGGATCCGTCGGAACTTTGCGCAACAGATCAAGGTGGAAGCATTGGCCGAGATGGCAGCCTTGAGCGTGTCCGCCTTCCATCGTCATTTCAAGGCAGTAACGGCACTGAGCCCGCTTCAGTATCAGAAACGAGTGAGGCTCCTGCATGCGCGGTCACAATTGATCAGCGGTCAGGGAAGCGCGACATCCATTGCCTTCGGCGTTGGCTACGAAAGCCCAAATCAGTTCAGCCGGGAATACGCGCGCCTGTTTGGCCTGCCGCCTTCCAAAGACATTGCGAAAGCCACGCAAGAGCTTCGGGTTGTATGA
- a CDS encoding alpha/beta hydrolase, producing the protein MTLNTHGTKRSVAKHLLAVGGLLALTVGAVSAEDAAGDWGGLLAGQYHIVVHVTKEGAGHYKAALESLDQGSVVLPADDVVTDADHLSFTIPKISATYTGHWDAGKKGWIGTWTQGVIMSLSLTRMTGQTSDAAPPKRPQEEAIAAGTRSYRQQEVTFDNASAGIRLAGTLSVPDGTGPFPAVVLIGGTGPGTRDENSFGHKLFVVLADALNRRGIAVLRYDKRGVGGSGGDFVTATIPDFASDAEAAMTFLMSRPEIEAKHIGLIGHSEGGAIAPMIAVRNPAARFAVLMAGPGMRIGRLLNVQDARIARASGVPEEQIAKRSAFFNKLYADLATATGSAAALSVAKADIAQGVIDKLIRPENADTLAHQVTGPWARQAFNYDPIPTLRALRVPVLVLDGSRDLFVPPEDNLPAIKAALKDNPGATIVELPNINHMFQTANIGTPAESASIEETMSPIALKMITDWVAMHGS; encoded by the coding sequence ATGACCTTGAACACGCATGGGACGAAACGATCGGTGGCAAAACACCTGCTTGCCGTCGGGGGGCTGTTGGCTCTAACGGTCGGCGCGGTTTCGGCCGAAGACGCAGCAGGTGATTGGGGTGGCCTCCTGGCTGGTCAGTACCACATCGTGGTGCACGTAACCAAAGAGGGGGCAGGCCACTACAAGGCGGCGCTTGAAAGTCTCGATCAGGGAAGCGTTGTTCTGCCCGCCGATGATGTCGTAACCGATGCCGACCATTTGAGCTTCACCATCCCAAAGATCAGTGCCACCTATACGGGACACTGGGACGCCGGCAAAAAGGGCTGGATCGGGACGTGGACACAGGGCGTCATCATGTCGCTATCCCTGACCCGGATGACTGGCCAGACGTCGGATGCCGCACCTCCAAAGCGTCCACAGGAAGAAGCCATTGCCGCCGGCACCCGCTCTTACCGGCAACAGGAGGTCACCTTCGACAACGCATCGGCGGGGATAAGGCTGGCCGGCACGCTCAGCGTGCCCGACGGTACCGGTCCCTTTCCGGCCGTCGTGCTGATCGGCGGGACTGGGCCGGGAACGCGTGACGAAAACAGTTTCGGCCACAAACTGTTCGTTGTCCTCGCCGATGCTCTCAATCGTCGCGGCATAGCCGTGTTGCGCTATGACAAACGAGGTGTTGGTGGTTCGGGTGGTGACTTTGTCACGGCGACGATCCCCGACTTTGCCTCCGATGCCGAAGCGGCCATGACCTTTCTTATGTCGCGCCCTGAGATCGAGGCGAAGCATATCGGCCTTATCGGCCACTCGGAGGGCGGTGCCATCGCCCCCATGATCGCCGTTCGCAATCCGGCAGCGCGATTCGCTGTACTTATGGCCGGTCCGGGCATGCGCATCGGCCGACTTTTGAATGTACAGGACGCCCGGATTGCCAGGGCATCCGGTGTTCCCGAAGAGCAGATTGCAAAGCGAAGCGCTTTTTTCAACAAGCTCTATGCCGACCTTGCGACCGCGACCGGCAGCGCCGCAGCGTTGTCAGTGGCCAAGGCGGACATTGCGCAAGGAGTTATCGATAAGCTCATCCGACCCGAAAATGCGGACACGCTTGCCCATCAGGTCACCGGCCCCTGGGCGCGGCAGGCCTTCAACTACGATCCCATTCCGACCCTTCGCGCCCTCCGGGTGCCGGTCCTTGTCCTCGATGGCAGCCGCGATCTCTTCGTACCACCCGAAGACAATCTGCCTGCCATCAAGGCGGCTCTGAAGGACAATCCAGGTGCGACGATTGTCGAACTCCCGAACATCAACCACATGTTTCAGACGGCCAACATCGGGACGCCAGCGGAATCGGCCAGCATTGAGGAAACCATGTCGCCGATTGCCCTGAAAATGATTACTGACTGGGTGGCGATGCACGGTTCTTGA
- a CDS encoding antibiotic biosynthesis monooxygenase family protein, translating to MKNNTSTAAPKTGLTTIDPNSGHLTTINTYTVTPERAEEVLTYLVHSAEETVCHVPGFLSFNFHLSLDRTQIVNYGQWESREAVMAARENAKIKTLMAETVKVAGSSNSVPYVLRKSVLAAGK from the coding sequence ATGAAAAACAACACCAGCACCGCAGCCCCCAAAACAGGCCTCACGACTATCGACCCCAACTCCGGCCACCTCACAACGATCAACACCTACACAGTCACCCCCGAGCGCGCCGAGGAGGTGCTGACCTATCTTGTGCATTCCGCGGAGGAGACCGTTTGCCATGTGCCGGGCTTCCTGTCCTTTAACTTCCATCTGAGCCTCGATCGCACGCAGATCGTCAATTACGGCCAGTGGGAAAGCCGCGAAGCGGTCATGGCCGCGCGCGAAAACGCCAAGATCAAAACGCTCATGGCCGAGACCGTAAAGGTCGCTGGCAGCTCGAACTCGGTGCCCTACGTGCTCCGCAAGTCGGTGCTCGCCGCCGGCAAATAA
- a CDS encoding sigma-70 family RNA polymerase sigma factor → MLSLEEIVDKHAGMVRRIATVYERHPDRIDDLVQEVWLAVWQALPRLDNPSMLKPYIARITQNICVTHVRRALVRKDEPLGDGIADMSMPVDEATDHARQLARLTEVIRQLPEPLKAVAGLYLEEIPIKEIATILGISESNTSVRLHRAKTFIRLNFGAWT, encoded by the coding sequence GTGTTGAGCCTCGAAGAAATCGTCGATAAGCACGCCGGCATGGTCCGCCGCATTGCGACGGTCTATGAGCGCCATCCCGACCGGATCGACGATCTCGTGCAGGAAGTCTGGCTGGCGGTCTGGCAGGCGCTACCTCGCCTGGACAATCCGTCGATGCTCAAACCCTATATCGCCCGTATCACCCAGAACATTTGTGTCACCCATGTGCGTCGCGCACTCGTACGCAAGGACGAACCCCTGGGTGACGGCATTGCGGATATGTCCATGCCTGTCGACGAGGCCACCGATCACGCCAGGCAACTGGCGCGCCTGACCGAGGTGATACGTCAATTGCCAGAGCCTTTAAAGGCCGTCGCCGGCCTCTATCTCGAGGAGATACCGATCAAGGAGATCGCAACGATCCTCGGCATCAGTGAAAGCAACACGTCGGTGCGACTGCATCGCGCCAAAACTTTCATCCGGCTGAACTTCGGAGCCTGGACATGA
- a CDS encoding nuclear transport factor 2 family protein, translating into MQKVVDTFIQTANAFDVEGALALFTPDAVIDDVSVGDGFVGTEGIRFYLEQFFVGYNTVSKLLSLDKRDSFNATARLDFRGDFGREIGILKITVDSGGLIERIDADLE; encoded by the coding sequence ATGCAGAAGGTCGTCGATACATTTATCCAGACTGCCAATGCTTTTGACGTTGAGGGCGCTTTAGCACTATTCACGCCTGATGCGGTCATCGACGACGTTTCGGTTGGCGACGGCTTTGTCGGCACCGAGGGTATTCGCTTTTACCTCGAGCAGTTCTTCGTTGGTTATAACACCGTCAGCAAGCTTCTGTCGCTCGATAAACGGGACAGCTTCAATGCGACTGCCCGCCTTGATTTCAGAGGCGATTTCGGCCGCGAGATCGGGATTCTCAAGATTACGGTCGATTCAGGCGGCCTGATCGAACGCATCGACGCAGATCTCGAATAG
- a CDS encoding TetR/AcrR family transcriptional regulator translates to MDAVFALLQEGPAKDLTMEAVAKRAGVGKPTLYKWWPSKAALIMAMFHERIAVAVKAPASAATAEDALRTTMRRLITGLNGLFGKVLADLIAEGQGDPALLRDLFEDHIKARQVADIAEIERAQATGEFTAAVNPTHLIDMLFGSLIYRRLLGLPLTQQYGTALIDAALRGAWPRG, encoded by the coding sequence ATGGACGCCGTTTTTGCGCTGCTGCAGGAGGGTCCAGCCAAGGACCTGACAATGGAGGCGGTAGCTAAGAGAGCCGGTGTCGGTAAGCCCACGCTCTATAAGTGGTGGCCTTCAAAGGCTGCGCTCATCATGGCCATGTTCCATGAGCGGATTGCCGTCGCGGTGAAGGCTCCCGCGTCCGCCGCGACGGCGGAAGATGCGCTTCGGACCACGATGCGCCGCTTGATAACGGGGCTCAACGGCCTCTTTGGAAAGGTTCTGGCCGATCTGATCGCGGAGGGCCAGGGCGACCCTGCCCTTCTGCGGGATCTGTTTGAAGATCACATCAAGGCTCGGCAGGTGGCCGATATCGCCGAGATCGAGCGCGCACAAGCGACAGGCGAGTTTACGGCCGCAGTCAATCCGACTCACCTGATCGACATGCTTTTCGGCTCGCTGATTTACAGGCGTCTGCTGGGCCTGCCTCTGACTCAACAATACGGGACCGCGCTGATCGACGCGGCCCTGCGAGGCGCCTGGCCTCGCGGCTGA
- a CDS encoding NAD(P)H-binding protein produces MTNETPHILITAAGGKVGQHVAKQLSDKGVAARAGFHSQDKAAAPQPRGIEGVVLDFENPETIAAAFKGIDTLFLVTPGSPYAARQEERLLAEARKVGVGRVVKLSGKIAEHHTVGFGVWNTEAERQIKNSGIPYTILRGNFFMQNLFGSADPIKQGAFTMGPAAKKIALLDARDVAAVAVAALTEPGHSGQTYDLNGPELLDGHAQALVFSEVLGRPVKYLDVSAPDFIENLKKFGLPGWLVEAFGVAAADAEVPGDQSSATVARILRRKPGSLAQFVRDYRSAFDA; encoded by the coding sequence ATGACAAACGAAACTCCCCACATCCTGATTACGGCCGCGGGCGGCAAAGTTGGCCAGCATGTCGCCAAGCAGCTTTCTGACAAAGGCGTGGCGGCGCGCGCCGGATTCCACAGCCAAGACAAGGCAGCCGCGCCTCAACCACGCGGCATCGAGGGCGTAGTCCTCGACTTTGAGAATCCGGAGACCATCGCCGCCGCGTTCAAGGGGATCGACACGCTCTTCCTCGTCACACCGGGCTCGCCCTACGCGGCCCGGCAGGAAGAGCGGCTTCTTGCCGAGGCCAGAAAGGTCGGCGTCGGCCGCGTCGTTAAACTGTCCGGCAAAATCGCAGAGCACCACACTGTCGGCTTCGGCGTGTGGAACACGGAAGCCGAGCGCCAGATCAAGAACAGTGGCATTCCCTATACGATCCTGCGCGGAAACTTCTTCATGCAGAACCTCTTTGGCAGCGCGGACCCGATCAAGCAGGGAGCTTTCACAATGGGGCCTGCCGCCAAGAAAATCGCTTTGCTCGATGCCCGTGACGTTGCCGCAGTCGCCGTCGCTGCTCTCACCGAGCCGGGACATAGCGGCCAGACCTATGACCTCAATGGCCCGGAACTACTGGACGGCCACGCCCAGGCGTTAGTTTTTTCCGAGGTGCTCGGCCGACCGGTCAAATACCTCGACGTGTCGGCGCCGGACTTCATCGAGAACCTGAAGAAGTTCGGGCTGCCGGGCTGGCTGGTCGAGGCGTTCGGCGTCGCGGCGGCCGACGCCGAGGTTCCGGGCGACCAGTCGAGTGCCACGGTCGCGCGGATTCTGCGGCGCAAGCCAGGCTCCCTGGCGCAGTTCGTGCGCGATTACCGCTCCGCCTTTGACGCCTAG
- a CDS encoding VOC family protein, which translates to MLDHVFISVSDIDRSIAFYEKALEPLGIVHAVDYDGKNGPPGHPDLKGFGANGRVFFWLREGVVEGRAAHVGFVADDRSEVDAAFAAAMAAGASEVHPPGPQLHYDPRYYAAQVRDPDGYSLEFTYKSWQH; encoded by the coding sequence ATGCTCGACCACGTCTTCATATCGGTCAGCGACATAGATCGCTCGATTGCCTTCTACGAGAAGGCGCTTGAACCGCTCGGCATCGTCCATGCGGTCGACTACGACGGCAAGAACGGCCCTCCTGGCCATCCTGATCTCAAGGGTTTTGGCGCGAACGGTCGCGTGTTCTTCTGGCTGCGGGAAGGTGTGGTCGAAGGCCGCGCCGCTCATGTCGGCTTCGTCGCTGACGACAGAAGCGAAGTCGATGCCGCCTTCGCTGCGGCCATGGCGGCAGGCGCGTCAGAAGTTCATCCGCCGGGACCACAGCTTCACTATGACCCTCGCTATTACGCGGCGCAGGTCCGCGATCCCGACGGATACAGCCTCGAGTTCACCTACAAGAGTTGGCAGCACTGA
- a CDS encoding type II CAAX endopeptidase family protein: MNTSYRLREIYWFLFWLVVFTTPVSLFEIYLKAEPPMMSRIVMWCPAAAALVTCLMCGVNVRSLGWAWPKRVFTAWGYGFAWLYAIPVYLLTWMMVPNAFQWGQFAAPFASTFHISQHTNAFAALFGIPSTMIFIVIGTMAWALGEELGWRGFLVPRLYERLGLVKTSLISGLIWAVWHYPVLLGADYNAGTQPAYAVACFTVMVIGMAFLMTWLRMASGSIWPCVLLHATHNTLVQGVLDAMTARTGTAPYITTEFGCGMALTILLVLGAGAVLARRQRVI, encoded by the coding sequence TTGAATACATCGTATCGACTGCGTGAGATTTACTGGTTCTTGTTTTGGCTCGTGGTGTTCACCACACCGGTGTCTCTCTTCGAGATCTATTTGAAGGCCGAACCGCCGATGATGTCCCGCATCGTCATGTGGTGTCCGGCCGCTGCTGCGTTGGTCACGTGCCTGATGTGCGGGGTCAACGTGCGCTCGCTAGGTTGGGCCTGGCCCAAACGTGTCTTCACCGCATGGGGCTATGGCTTCGCCTGGCTGTATGCCATCCCTGTCTATCTGCTGACCTGGATGATGGTTCCAAATGCGTTTCAATGGGGACAGTTCGCGGCTCCTTTCGCCAGCACCTTTCACATCAGCCAACACACCAACGCTTTCGCAGCACTCTTTGGCATCCCATCCACCATGATCTTCATCGTGATCGGGACCATGGCCTGGGCACTGGGAGAGGAATTGGGCTGGCGAGGCTTCTTGGTTCCTCGCCTCTATGAGCGCCTTGGCCTGGTCAAGACCAGCCTGATCAGCGGACTAATCTGGGCGGTTTGGCATTACCCGGTCTTGCTAGGCGCTGACTACAACGCGGGCACACAACCAGCGTATGCCGTGGCGTGTTTCACTGTGATGGTCATCGGAATGGCGTTCCTGATGACCTGGCTGCGCATGGCATCGGGCAGCATCTGGCCCTGCGTGTTGTTGCATGCCACCCACAACACCCTCGTCCAGGGCGTGCTCGACGCCATGACCGCACGCACGGGCACCGCCCCTTACATCACGACGGAATTTGGTTGCGGAATGGCGCTCACTATATTGCTTGTTCTGGGTGCAGGGGCCGTTTTAGCCCGACGCCAGCGGGTGATCTAG
- a CDS encoding DUF4832 domain-containing protein has translation MHRLNRWLIAICAFTLITFAFETEASAKGRGDKTEGNTQVIVPVELPAQATPSVGTDQWNVTGELFNPSSGFYVNVAQRQIGSNNPPCPHCEPNLEFQYTKSDAAPLPGSPVNLYGRVSWHTLEPLQGRYDFSTIDHVLEPCASSTQTTPCLKRGMTFGFRVMAFNPQHNLDTNISTGADGYPIYSDSPAYLMKDGAGKAHGWLLPLDPNDLTQGHYFIPDWNDPFVIQRVTELMKALGHRYDDDPRIGTIDIGLYGSWGEWHTAGLPDTSDYKFGKIPYAPTDAGFDLNQAAYLTNNGVMGAYAVGSEASKTAIIWAHVHAFSKKQLVMLTDDADSLCTAMRIHGDNLPIGLRRDSLGSYSGWSAGFPLHSICTAADGQDLVAERWKLAPFIAEPFGNGSSPTFPCQTFESDPTTGQLAIVEQVSQYHIAAIKNASYCAGTWSALTQAEQGAVWTAGLTAGSRYLPAKITLSAGQMEPGRRVLSMQTEWSNAGATPTYAHWRVEFRLRAASTAQATLWNRPSVSLDSEVDLRKVLPGSNYTFDDSFKLPPDTQAGTYELDVRVVDENHYLEPMQLALASQAEDGFYQLGTVEIPPSR, from the coding sequence ATGCACCGTCTCAATCGCTGGTTAATCGCGATATGCGCGTTCACACTGATTACGTTTGCATTTGAAACCGAAGCCTCAGCGAAAGGACGTGGCGATAAAACGGAAGGCAATACCCAAGTGATCGTTCCTGTAGAACTACCTGCGCAGGCGACGCCGAGCGTTGGTACCGACCAGTGGAACGTAACGGGTGAACTGTTCAATCCTTCGAGCGGCTTCTATGTGAACGTGGCGCAGAGACAGATCGGATCGAACAATCCTCCGTGCCCACATTGCGAACCCAACCTTGAGTTTCAGTACACGAAATCCGACGCCGCTCCATTGCCTGGTTCGCCAGTTAACCTCTATGGACGTGTCTCCTGGCATACGCTCGAGCCGCTGCAAGGTCGCTACGATTTCTCGACGATCGACCACGTGCTTGAACCGTGCGCATCTTCAACGCAAACGACACCATGCCTCAAGCGAGGCATGACATTCGGCTTTCGCGTGATGGCGTTCAATCCGCAACATAATCTCGATACGAACATCAGCACGGGCGCGGACGGTTACCCGATTTACAGCGATTCGCCGGCCTACCTGATGAAGGATGGCGCTGGCAAAGCCCACGGCTGGCTACTACCGCTCGACCCCAATGATCTCACGCAAGGTCACTATTTCATTCCTGATTGGAACGATCCGTTCGTTATCCAGCGTGTCACCGAGCTGATGAAGGCACTTGGGCATCGTTATGATGATGATCCTCGAATCGGCACTATCGATATCGGCCTCTATGGAAGCTGGGGGGAATGGCATACCGCGGGGTTGCCCGATACGTCCGACTACAAGTTTGGCAAGATTCCCTACGCCCCGACTGATGCCGGCTTCGACCTCAATCAGGCCGCTTATCTGACCAATAACGGTGTGATGGGTGCCTATGCGGTCGGTAGCGAAGCATCGAAAACGGCCATCATTTGGGCGCACGTTCATGCGTTCTCAAAGAAGCAACTGGTAATGTTGACCGACGACGCCGATAGTCTTTGCACCGCGATGCGCATACACGGCGACAATCTGCCCATCGGCCTGCGTCGCGACAGCCTGGGTTCCTATTCGGGTTGGAGCGCAGGGTTTCCGCTGCATTCGATCTGCACGGCGGCGGACGGACAAGACCTCGTCGCGGAACGCTGGAAGCTCGCGCCGTTTATTGCGGAGCCGTTCGGCAACGGCAGCTCACCCACCTTCCCATGCCAGACATTCGAGAGCGACCCCACAACGGGCCAGCTTGCGATTGTTGAACAAGTGTCGCAATACCATATCGCAGCCATTAAAAACGCGAGCTATTGCGCCGGGACCTGGTCGGCGCTGACGCAGGCGGAACAAGGGGCGGTGTGGACAGCCGGCCTCACGGCAGGGTCCCGTTATCTACCCGCAAAGATCACGTTATCCGCTGGTCAAATGGAACCGGGGCGTCGCGTGCTCTCCATGCAGACCGAGTGGAGCAACGCAGGCGCGACACCAACTTATGCGCATTGGCGGGTCGAGTTCCGGTTGCGCGCGGCGAGCACCGCACAGGCCACGCTTTGGAATCGACCATCGGTTTCCTTGGATTCCGAAGTTGATCTGCGCAAGGTGTTGCCGGGCAGCAACTACACGTTCGACGATTCGTTTAAGCTTCCCCCAGATACGCAGGCTGGAACGTATGAGCTCGACGTCCGGGTCGTTGATGAAAATCACTACCTGGAACCCATGCAGCTCGCGCTCGCTAGCCAAGCAGAAGACGGTTTTTATCAGCTAGGGACGGTGGAGATTCCTCCATCGAGATGA
- a CDS encoding saccharopine dehydrogenase NADP-binding domain-containing protein yields MTKLMIYGAGGYTGRMASANAKAHGLEFVIAGRVQDETKLKSLAEELGVEYRLFAVDDRTTTVNSLVDIGVLLNCAGPFMRTAEPLMRACLAAAVHYLDIAAEIDGYRLAETLDQEAQAAGVMLLPGSGGSVAMLGSLAGHAAKRVTRPAKLSIALHVAGGFSRGSAVSAAENLATETLHRVDGVLVSRSAEEVRAFDFGNGPATSFPVTLPDLITIWRATNIPNIETFVHVSEGAFPEGDLAAMPDGPTLEQREANRYRAAVEITDKDGAVARSILDTVNGYTFTTIAAVEAARRVVGGEVRPGFQTPAILFGDRFAETIADTTIVDV; encoded by the coding sequence ATGACGAAACTGATGATTTATGGCGCGGGTGGTTACACCGGCCGCATGGCTTCTGCTAACGCCAAAGCGCACGGACTTGAGTTCGTCATCGCCGGCAGGGTGCAGGACGAAACCAAGCTCAAATCTCTTGCCGAAGAGCTAGGCGTGGAATACCGACTGTTCGCGGTCGATGATCGCACTACCACGGTGAATTCGCTGGTTGATATCGGCGTGTTACTCAACTGCGCCGGCCCCTTCATGCGGACCGCCGAGCCGCTGATGCGCGCGTGTCTCGCCGCAGCGGTTCATTATCTCGACATTGCGGCCGAGATAGACGGCTACCGACTCGCCGAGACCTTGGATCAGGAGGCGCAGGCTGCAGGTGTGATGCTGCTGCCTGGTAGTGGCGGCAGCGTGGCAATGCTTGGATCGCTGGCCGGGCACGCGGCGAAACGCGTTACGAGGCCCGCCAAGCTAAGCATCGCGTTGCACGTCGCTGGCGGTTTCTCACGAGGGTCGGCAGTGAGCGCGGCCGAGAATTTGGCGACAGAAACGCTCCACCGTGTCGACGGTGTGCTGGTCAGTCGCAGTGCCGAGGAGGTGCGCGCGTTCGACTTCGGCAATGGGCCGGCAACATCCTTCCCGGTGACGCTGCCAGATCTCATCACGATCTGGCGTGCCACGAACATCCCCAACATCGAGACTTTCGTGCATGTCTCGGAGGGCGCCTTTCCCGAAGGCGATCTTGCTGCAATGCCCGATGGCCCCACTCTCGAACAACGCGAAGCCAACCGCTACCGTGCGGCCGTCGAAATCACGGACAAGGATGGCGCCGTCGCTCGCTCAATTCTCGACACCGTGAACGGTTACACCTTTACGACCATCGCGGCGGTCGAAGCTGCGCGGCGTGTCGTAGGCGGCGAGGTTCGGCCAGGTTTCCAAACCCCGGCCATACTGTTCGGCGACCGCTTCGCCGAGACGATTGCCGACACCACCATCGTCGATGTGTAA